A stretch of the Pedobacter sp. MC2016-14 genome encodes the following:
- the surE gene encoding 5'/3'-nucleotidase SurE yields MTKQQAKPNILVVNDDGITAPGIKNLIEVVRELGNVVVVAPDGPQSGMGHAITIGKPLRFDKVDLYEGVEMYKCSGTPVDCVKLAVNKIFKGKKPDLCVSGINHGLNNSINVIYSGTMSAAVEGAIEGIPSIGFSLDDFSETADFSHSKKFIKVICEEVLANGLPQATLLNVNFPKGADLKGIKVCRQANAKWAEEFDERKDPYNRPYYWLTGVFQNNDKGEDTDVWALEHGFVSVVPVQFDLTAHHAIPVLNSWTFDVK; encoded by the coding sequence ATGACAAAACAACAGGCAAAACCTAATATTTTAGTAGTAAACGATGATGGTATTACGGCACCGGGAATAAAGAACCTGATTGAAGTAGTACGTGAATTGGGTAACGTTGTTGTAGTAGCGCCAGACGGACCACAATCTGGCATGGGGCATGCCATTACCATTGGTAAACCCTTAAGGTTTGATAAGGTAGATTTATACGAAGGTGTAGAAATGTACAAATGCTCTGGTACACCGGTAGATTGCGTAAAGCTGGCCGTAAATAAAATATTTAAAGGCAAAAAGCCAGATCTTTGCGTGTCGGGGATCAACCATGGTTTAAACAATTCCATCAATGTAATTTATTCAGGAACCATGTCTGCCGCGGTTGAAGGTGCTATTGAAGGCATCCCTTCCATAGGTTTCTCATTAGATGATTTTTCAGAAACGGCAGATTTTAGTCATAGCAAGAAATTTATAAAAGTAATTTGTGAAGAAGTACTGGCCAATGGATTGCCGCAAGCAACTCTGCTAAATGTAAATTTCCCGAAAGGTGCAGATTTAAAAGGGATTAAAGTATGCAGGCAAGCCAATGCCAAATGGGCAGAAGAGTTTGACGAGCGTAAAGATCCTTACAACAGACCGTATTACTGGTTAACAGGCGTATTTCAAAACAATGATAAAGGAGAGGATACGGACGTATGGGCACTGGAACATGGTTTTGTTTCTGTAGTTCCAGTTCAGTTTGATCTAACCGCTCACCATGCTATTCCGGTATTAAATTCATGGACATTTGATGTTAAGTAA
- a CDS encoding FecR family protein: MEDKSYRLIVEYFEKTISDDGLTELQEWIEESFENLEQFSETIKILEASKLCFQQPEQIEKSWARVAAHVKREQKPVKKLIQKIQWLAYAAICLIVGTSGFFGYKEIFKKAPVTVEYAEISNPEGQHSKVVLPDNSIVDLAGGSRIRYAKNFLGKKRFIYLDGEAFFDVVHLTKRPFVVKSGTIETVVLGTSFNIKAFATEHKVAVSVKTGKVGVLSAGAGKHGLIKFLLPNEQMDINTTTGLYTFSKIDASAIASWRVNHFVFYNTSLKDIARSLERHYGVKIEFTDPELGNNRLTAKFNNISINEVLSNIIKLSGLAYAQEGNQIFISDNDQKGGRIMK, encoded by the coding sequence ATGGAAGATAAAAGTTACAGGTTAATAGTTGAATATTTTGAGAAAACGATCAGTGATGATGGTTTAACTGAATTGCAGGAATGGATTGAAGAAAGTTTTGAAAATCTTGAGCAGTTTAGTGAAACTATAAAAATCCTGGAGGCTTCGAAATTATGCTTTCAGCAACCTGAGCAAATAGAAAAAAGTTGGGCACGTGTAGCTGCCCATGTAAAAAGAGAACAAAAACCCGTTAAAAAGTTAATTCAAAAAATCCAATGGCTGGCTTATGCTGCCATCTGCTTAATTGTTGGCACATCCGGATTTTTTGGGTATAAAGAGATTTTTAAAAAGGCACCTGTAACTGTAGAATATGCAGAAATCAGTAACCCTGAAGGACAGCATTCTAAAGTAGTTTTGCCAGACAACTCTATTGTAGATTTGGCTGGAGGAAGCCGCATCAGGTATGCGAAAAACTTTTTGGGCAAAAAGCGGTTCATTTATCTTGATGGCGAAGCCTTTTTTGATGTGGTGCATCTAACAAAAAGACCTTTTGTGGTTAAAAGCGGAACAATTGAAACGGTGGTGTTAGGTACCTCATTTAATATCAAAGCATTTGCTACTGAACATAAAGTGGCAGTAAGCGTTAAAACGGGTAAAGTTGGCGTGCTATCGGCCGGAGCAGGAAAACATGGGCTAATCAAGTTTTTGTTGCCAAATGAACAGATGGACATCAATACCACAACAGGGCTTTATACCTTTAGCAAAATAGATGCTTCAGCTATCGCATCCTGGAGAGTCAACCATTTTGTGTTTTACAATACCTCTTTAAAGGATATTGCACGTTCCCTCGAGCGCCATTACGGGGTAAAAATTGAATTTACAGATCCAGAACTTGGAAACAACAGGTTAACTGCCAAATTCAATAATATATCAATCAACGAAGTTCTTTCTAATATTATCAAGCTTTCTGGTTTAGCTTATGCTCAGGAAGGAAATCAAATTTTTATCTCAGATAATGATCAAAAAGGAGGAAGGATTATGAAGTAG
- a CDS encoding RNA polymerase sigma factor, translated as MYPELTDEALTDLLRQNDPVALETLFKRYYKSLCHFCSLYTKDHEIAEEIIADLFIKLWDSRYDASILKLKNYLFVSAKNLSLNYNQKKRAPVDSIEDLELQQHLFQDEETPFKILSGRESYKRIVAVIDTLPLRQKEVLLMSRIDNLDKHKISEILGISVRTVETTLYQSIKQLRLLLKDSNSFNIGS; from the coding sequence ATGTATCCTGAACTTACAGATGAAGCATTAACAGATCTTTTACGACAAAATGATCCTGTAGCTCTTGAAACACTATTTAAGCGCTACTACAAATCCTTATGCCATTTTTGTTCTCTATATACCAAAGATCATGAAATTGCTGAGGAAATTATTGCAGATCTTTTTATTAAACTTTGGGACAGTCGTTACGACGCTTCCATTTTAAAATTAAAGAATTACCTGTTTGTTTCGGCAAAGAACTTGTCACTCAATTACAATCAAAAGAAAAGGGCCCCTGTAGATTCCATCGAAGATCTTGAATTGCAACAGCATCTTTTTCAAGATGAAGAAACCCCATTTAAAATTCTATCTGGCAGGGAATCTTATAAACGTATTGTCGCTGTAATTGACACCCTTCCTCTCCGTCAAAAGGAGGTTCTACTGATGAGCCGTATCGATAACCTCGATAAGCATAAAATTTCCGAGATCTTAGGAATTTCTGTCCGTACGGTAGAAACCACTTTATATCAGTCCATCAAACAGCTTCGTTTGTTGCTGAAAGATTCCAATAGTTTTAATATTGGCAGTTAA
- the lpxB gene encoding lipid-A-disaccharide synthase, with product MNYYLIAGEASGDLHGANLMRALKVEDPQATFRYYGGDKMQAEGGKLVKHYAEMAFMGFTEVILNLPTILQNMKRCKADILANRPDVLVLIDFPGFNLRIAEFAKANGIKVAYYISPKVWAWNQKRVLKIKKVVDRMFCILPFEVDFYKKWGMEVDYVGNPLLDEKTLFSPNADFRIQNQLGKTELIALLPGSRKQEIERLLPAMLSVVSEFPDQQFVVAAAPGFTAAYYEQFFAGAAVKLIFGQTYDLLNEAKAAVVASGTATLETALFHVPQVVVYKGGKISIAIARMLVNIRFISLVNLIMDRKVVTELIQEDCTKDKIRTELKAIVDGPERKQMLEDYAVLSQKMGAPGASEKTAKLLQKYFNTSH from the coding sequence ATGAACTATTACCTGATTGCTGGCGAAGCATCTGGGGATCTACATGGAGCTAACTTGATGCGTGCACTAAAAGTAGAAGATCCACAAGCCACTTTTAGGTATTACGGGGGTGATAAAATGCAGGCAGAAGGTGGAAAACTGGTTAAGCATTATGCAGAAATGGCCTTTATGGGGTTTACTGAGGTCATCTTGAACCTGCCAACAATTCTGCAAAACATGAAACGTTGTAAGGCAGATATTCTGGCCAACCGACCCGATGTGCTGGTGTTAATTGATTTTCCCGGTTTCAATTTAAGGATTGCAGAATTTGCGAAAGCCAATGGGATTAAGGTCGCATATTACATCTCGCCTAAAGTATGGGCATGGAACCAAAAACGTGTCCTTAAAATTAAAAAAGTCGTAGATAGAATGTTCTGTATCCTGCCTTTTGAAGTTGATTTTTATAAAAAATGGGGGATGGAGGTAGATTATGTAGGCAATCCTCTGCTGGACGAAAAAACATTGTTTTCACCCAACGCTGATTTTCGGATTCAGAACCAACTGGGGAAGACAGAGTTGATCGCTTTGCTGCCCGGAAGTCGTAAGCAGGAAATTGAACGTTTATTGCCGGCGATGCTTAGTGTGGTGTCTGAATTTCCAGATCAGCAATTTGTAGTTGCTGCTGCCCCGGGTTTTACAGCAGCATACTATGAACAGTTTTTTGCTGGTGCAGCTGTGAAGCTGATCTTTGGACAGACTTATGACTTGTTGAACGAAGCCAAGGCAGCTGTAGTCGCTTCAGGAACGGCCACATTAGAAACTGCGCTGTTTCATGTGCCGCAGGTGGTAGTGTACAAAGGCGGCAAAATCTCCATTGCGATTGCGAGAATGCTGGTGAACATCAGGTTTATATCATTAGTAAATTTGATTATGGACCGTAAGGTGGTCACAGAACTGATTCAGGAGGATTGCACAAAAGATAAAATCAGAACAGAGCTTAAAGCAATAGTAGATGGCCCTGAGCGTAAGCAAATGCTGGAAGATTATGCTGTACTTTCTCAAAAAATGGGTGCGCCCGGCGCCTCAGAAAAAACGGCAAAACTGTTACAGAAATACTTTAATACCTCTCATTAA
- a CDS encoding stationary phase survival protein SurE gives MLSKVKDTVWMGMAIGLAVPGVLVGITWFVMHQVAYLAKADLLLIGCIGVNAVLLKLFFKENKENAGRGILSVTFLWAFAFFFYKVSQS, from the coding sequence ATGTTAAGTAAAGTAAAAGATACAGTTTGGATGGGAATGGCAATAGGATTGGCCGTTCCGGGTGTGCTGGTGGGTATTACCTGGTTTGTAATGCATCAGGTTGCTTATCTTGCCAAAGCAGATTTATTGTTGATTGGTTGCATTGGCGTAAATGCGGTACTGTTAAAGCTGTTTTTTAAAGAAAATAAAGAAAATGCAGGTCGTGGAATTCTCAGCGTAACGTTTCTGTGGGCTTTCGCTTTCTTTTTTTATAAAGTTTCACAATCATGA
- a CDS encoding SusD/RagB family nutrient-binding outer membrane lipoprotein — MKTNRNTFLHTLLIVFGLSTLSCTKDFTEINIDPVGKKSSEAHQLLAPALVNILNANMSRNWSFNNQLMQVTVEINDSEGRVFRYDVRRTWADYTWNNWYVNLTDLKDIYAIASKPEKLNKSYQAISLITQTWGYSLLTDTYGDVPYSEANMGKVDVMEPAFDKQKDIYADMFKKLEEANQLLKAGTAIVGTSDPVYQGDLTKWRRFGNSLYLRLLLRASGKAEVSASVIAKIKEMIDTNPAEYPIIENNTQTAKILWNGTNSSTAVYSSPFMVNIRAVDFRSMPICDFFLGKLVAWDDPRVLPALGTSGVPRFGIDKGADGYVGIPSGSAPGSGMVIQAHFNSDAESKLTLQTDKNTGIIMNSAEVNFILAEAAAKGWINNPAENYYYKGMFEAINYWMPTYLTGPTDAKFISYVTNANLTWNAALPLESTTLGSNSKMEMIHIQKYYAMFLVDFQQWFEYRRTGHPILPKGTGLANGGKMPARLNYPLVTQSTNPTSYKNAIAVQGPDDINTLVWWQKP, encoded by the coding sequence ATGAAAACGAATAGAAATACATTTTTACATACGCTATTAATAGTATTCGGTTTATCAACTCTTTCATGCACGAAAGATTTTACCGAGATTAACATAGATCCCGTGGGTAAGAAAAGTAGCGAGGCTCATCAATTATTGGCTCCCGCACTTGTTAATATCCTAAATGCTAACATGTCACGGAATTGGAGTTTTAATAACCAGCTAATGCAGGTTACAGTAGAGATAAATGATTCTGAAGGTAGGGTTTTTCGTTACGATGTGAGAAGGACCTGGGCTGATTATACCTGGAACAACTGGTATGTAAATTTAACGGACCTTAAAGACATCTATGCCATTGCAAGTAAACCTGAAAAGTTAAATAAGTCCTATCAGGCAATATCACTTATCACGCAAACGTGGGGATATTCATTATTGACCGATACTTATGGAGACGTTCCGTATTCAGAAGCAAATATGGGCAAAGTGGATGTTATGGAGCCTGCTTTTGACAAGCAAAAGGATATTTATGCTGATATGTTTAAAAAGCTGGAAGAGGCTAATCAGTTATTAAAAGCAGGTACGGCTATTGTGGGTACCAGCGATCCGGTTTATCAGGGAGATCTTACCAAATGGAGAAGGTTTGGTAACTCCCTTTATTTGCGTTTATTGCTCCGTGCATCTGGGAAGGCCGAAGTTTCAGCTTCGGTTATTGCTAAGATTAAGGAAATGATAGATACAAATCCTGCTGAATATCCAATTATAGAAAATAATACACAGACCGCAAAAATTTTATGGAATGGAACTAACAGTAGTACTGCCGTTTATTCCTCCCCTTTTATGGTAAATATTCGTGCGGTTGATTTTAGAAGCATGCCCATTTGCGATTTCTTTTTAGGTAAGTTGGTTGCATGGGACGATCCCCGAGTATTGCCAGCCCTAGGCACTAGTGGTGTACCTCGCTTTGGTATAGATAAAGGTGCTGACGGATACGTGGGTATCCCAAGTGGTTCTGCACCAGGTTCAGGGATGGTTATACAAGCACATTTTAATTCTGATGCAGAGAGTAAATTAACTTTGCAAACTGATAAAAATACAGGGATTATTATGAACAGTGCTGAGGTGAATTTTATACTAGCTGAGGCAGCAGCAAAAGGATGGATAAATAACCCTGCTGAAAATTATTATTACAAAGGAATGTTTGAGGCAATCAATTACTGGATGCCGACTTATCTCACCGGCCCCACAGATGCTAAGTTTATAAGTTATGTAACTAATGCAAATTTAACATGGAATGCTGCTTTGCCACTGGAAAGTACCACTTTAGGAAGCAACAGTAAAATGGAAATGATACATATACAAAAGTACTATGCCATGTTTCTTGTAGATTTTCAGCAGTGGTTTGAATACAGACGTACTGGGCATCCAATTTTACCAAAGGGAACAGGCTTAGCTAATGGAGGTAAAATGCCCGCAAGGTTAAACTATCCACTTGTTACCCAATCTACAAATCCGACCAGTTATAAAAATGCAATAGCAGTTCAAGGTCCAGATGATATCAACACACTGGTTTGGTGGCAGAAACCCTAA
- a CDS encoding SusC/RagA family TonB-linked outer membrane protein, whose amino-acid sequence MNKYKLGKYMKKLWFLAILLLLQMPFVAFEAQAQIISRKISFGADGIMLKEAFQQIEKLSGLSISYNNTTLNDKRIVKVAKAERSVQATLNLLLSGTSFIVKQSKDQNIIIVPENQGKGKLSGRIVDVDGQPLPGASVKIPSLNVATQCLNDGTYTLNVVPGVYTVEISFISFESIRKENVRINLGATTTLNATLKGNANDLNEVVVTALGIKREERSLGYAITKIDSTQLTNAISSNWTDALSGKVAGLNLVRNGGPAGSNKIILRGENNLTGDNEALIVIDGVVASSSSRRTAATGGGVYGTSGDIMPADFGSGLNDLNPDDIENVTVLKGPAASALYGQRGANGAIVITTKSATKDRKTVGITFTSNNAWEEVNRGPDRQQEFGTGTYGVSYFSYGAGVDGPSTNGTSSSWGPSFANGGMYYQYDPETRARGINRTPWVAYEDPISAFFTTGYESTNTISLDGTYKKVGMRLSASHGSNEWIVPNTGLDRTSVALNANTKLTKKLSINLKAQYSNRHSDNLPATGYGNQSLMYWFMFAQPNVNVDWYRNYWVPGKEYQQLLNLTTTNPESPYAISEQYINAQRRNGLLGNVQATYKFTKELSLMARTSIDLNKDIRETQRPWDASGNKFAQGSYRIANINSYEVNADFMLKYDKKINKDLQVTTTLGGSQMRNVYNKIETRADGLVIPNIYRLDNNQNPLVYVPDTARYRINSFYAASSIGFKNYLYLDLTARQDWNSTLATIKRTDNVGFFYPSASLAFVASDYWKLPRAISFAKFRASIAQVGSGSTVPYRTEYNYLSAADGIYPDSALNNTRSLPNENLKPLITTTIELGLDLKLFKNRLNFDLAVYSGNTKNQILNRIVDKSTGYNFQVVNIGRVDNKGLELAVNAVPIKSRNFTWTTYATFSANRNKIKELADSSVVLRTGALGGGQVVANEGGSMGDLYGRGYLRSPDGQIVYNPITGVALENPELLYLGNTTPKFRFSFGTGFTYKQVSFNALFDAQLGAIGHSLTFSRMASLGKNTVTLPGRYNGVIGDGVVQNPDGSYRKNDVIATDIAAYYESVYGSGQAEGSVFRTDYLKFREATLGYALNKRFVQKLGMSKVTLSVYGRNLFIWSPWPAFDPEFGTLAGSDIVQGFETGQLPSTRTYGVRLVVGI is encoded by the coding sequence ATGAATAAGTATAAATTAGGTAAATATATGAAAAAGTTATGGTTCTTAGCCATACTGCTGCTTTTACAAATGCCCTTTGTTGCATTTGAGGCTCAGGCACAAATAATTAGTAGAAAAATCTCTTTTGGTGCAGACGGAATTATGCTTAAAGAAGCATTTCAGCAAATAGAAAAGCTGAGCGGTTTGTCCATCAGTTACAACAATACCACATTAAACGATAAGAGAATAGTAAAAGTTGCAAAGGCAGAGCGGTCTGTACAGGCCACATTAAACCTGCTTTTAAGCGGCACCTCTTTTATAGTTAAGCAATCTAAAGATCAAAATATCATCATTGTTCCTGAAAACCAGGGTAAAGGAAAATTATCAGGGAGAATTGTTGATGTAGATGGACAGCCACTTCCTGGTGCTTCTGTTAAAATCCCTTCACTTAATGTAGCCACACAATGTCTTAATGATGGTACTTATACTTTAAACGTTGTTCCGGGTGTGTACACTGTAGAAATCAGCTTTATTTCTTTTGAAAGTATCAGAAAAGAAAATGTAAGGATAAATCTTGGTGCAACCACAACTTTAAATGCAACATTGAAAGGCAATGCAAATGATTTGAATGAAGTTGTAGTTACAGCATTGGGTATCAAAAGAGAAGAACGTTCTTTAGGCTATGCAATCACAAAAATTGACAGTACACAATTAACTAATGCAATTTCAAGTAACTGGACAGATGCCTTGTCCGGTAAGGTTGCAGGATTAAATCTTGTTCGAAATGGTGGACCTGCAGGTTCTAACAAAATCATTCTGCGTGGCGAGAACAACCTTACAGGAGACAATGAAGCACTAATTGTAATTGATGGCGTGGTGGCTTCAAGTAGCTCTCGACGTACTGCAGCTACGGGTGGAGGTGTTTATGGAACATCTGGAGATATTATGCCTGCGGATTTTGGTAGCGGACTAAACGATTTAAATCCCGATGACATAGAAAATGTAACTGTGTTAAAAGGCCCCGCCGCATCTGCTTTGTATGGGCAGAGAGGTGCAAATGGAGCAATTGTAATTACCACTAAATCTGCAACTAAGGATAGGAAGACAGTAGGAATTACTTTCACCTCTAACAATGCATGGGAGGAAGTAAACCGAGGGCCGGATAGACAACAGGAATTCGGTACTGGTACTTATGGTGTTTCCTATTTTTCTTATGGTGCAGGTGTAGACGGACCAAGCACAAATGGAACCAGTTCATCTTGGGGACCGTCGTTTGCTAATGGCGGAATGTATTATCAGTATGATCCTGAAACAAGAGCAAGAGGTATCAATAGAACACCTTGGGTGGCTTATGAAGATCCTATAAGTGCATTTTTCACCACCGGTTACGAATCTACCAATACGATAAGTTTGGATGGAACGTACAAAAAGGTAGGCATGCGTTTATCTGCGAGTCATGGAAGTAACGAGTGGATTGTACCGAATACAGGTCTTGACAGAACGAGTGTTGCCTTAAATGCTAATACTAAGCTCACAAAAAAGTTAAGTATAAATTTAAAAGCTCAATATAGTAACAGACATAGTGATAACCTACCTGCTACAGGATACGGTAACCAATCATTGATGTACTGGTTTATGTTTGCGCAACCCAATGTAAATGTAGATTGGTATAGAAATTACTGGGTACCTGGTAAGGAGTATCAGCAATTGTTGAACCTCACCACCACCAATCCTGAAAGTCCTTATGCAATTTCGGAGCAATATATAAATGCCCAAAGAAGAAATGGTTTATTGGGTAATGTTCAGGCTACCTATAAATTCACTAAAGAATTAAGCCTTATGGCTCGCACGTCCATCGACTTAAACAAAGATATACGCGAAACTCAACGTCCGTGGGATGCCTCTGGTAATAAATTTGCGCAGGGCTCTTATCGTATTGCAAACATAAATTCTTACGAAGTGAACGCTGATTTTATGTTAAAATATGATAAAAAAATCAACAAAGACCTACAGGTTACAACAACTTTAGGTGGCAGCCAAATGCGAAATGTCTATAATAAAATAGAAACCCGTGCAGATGGTTTAGTAATTCCAAATATCTATAGATTAGATAATAATCAAAATCCTCTGGTTTATGTACCTGACACAGCCAGATATAGAATTAACAGCTTTTATGCTGCAAGCTCAATTGGCTTTAAGAATTATTTATATTTAGACCTTACTGCCCGTCAGGATTGGAATAGTACTTTGGCAACCATAAAAAGGACAGATAATGTTGGATTTTTTTATCCTTCAGCCAGCTTAGCCTTCGTGGCGTCTGATTATTGGAAACTTCCGCGTGCCATTAGTTTCGCTAAATTCAGAGCTTCAATTGCGCAGGTAGGAAGCGGTAGTACCGTTCCTTACAGAACAGAATATAATTATTTGTCTGCAGCAGATGGAATTTATCCAGATAGTGCTTTAAATAATACAAGGTCATTGCCAAATGAAAACTTAAAACCCCTGATAACTACTACAATTGAATTGGGATTAGATTTGAAATTGTTTAAAAATCGGTTGAACTTTGATTTGGCAGTTTATTCCGGTAACACAAAAAACCAGATTTTAAATAGAATTGTAGACAAATCCACGGGATACAACTTTCAGGTGGTAAATATTGGTAGGGTAGATAATAAAGGTTTGGAGCTGGCAGTTAATGCGGTACCGATAAAATCCAGAAATTTTACATGGACAACCTATGCTACTTTCTCTGCCAACAGAAATAAAATTAAGGAGCTGGCTGATAGTTCTGTAGTGCTTCGTACAGGAGCGCTGGGAGGCGGTCAGGTGGTAGCAAATGAAGGGGGTAGTATGGGTGATTTGTATGGAAGAGGTTATCTGCGTTCTCCAGATGGACAAATTGTCTATAATCCAATTACCGGTGTGGCGCTTGAAAACCCTGAATTACTATATCTTGGTAATACTACACCTAAATTCAGGTTTAGCTTTGGTACAGGCTTTACTTATAAACAAGTTAGCTTCAATGCCTTGTTTGATGCCCAGCTAGGGGCGATCGGACACTCACTTACTTTCTCCAGAATGGCGTCGTTAGGCAAAAACACAGTTACTTTACCAGGACGATATAATGGCGTGATTGGCGATGGTGTGGTGCAAAACCCAGATGGTAGTTATCGTAAAAATGATGTAATTGCTACTGATATCGCAGCATATTATGAATCTGTATATGGAAGTGGTCAGGCAGAGGGAAGTGTTTTTAGAACAGATTATCTCAAGTTTAGAGAGGCGACGCTTGGATATGCTCTTAATAAAAGATTTGTCCAAAAGTTGGGCATGAGTAAGGTTACACTGAGTGTTTATGGTCGTAATTTATTCATCTGGTCTCCATGGCCGGCTTTCGATCCTGAGTTCGGTACACTGGCAGGATCAGACATCGTTCAGGGATTTGAAACAGGGCAATTACCCTCTACCAGAACATATGGTGTACGTTTAGTAGTCGGCATTTAA